In Pseudomonas poae, a single genomic region encodes these proteins:
- the leuC gene encoding 3-isopropylmalate dehydratase large subunit: MAGKTLYDKLWDSHEVKRRDDGSSLIYIDRHIIHEVTSPQAFEGLRLAGRKPWRVDSIIATPDHNVPTTPERKGGIDAIVDTVSRLQVQTLDDYCDEYGITEFKMNDVRQGIVHVIGPEQGATLPGMTVVCGDSHTSTHGAFGALAHGIGTSEVEHVFATQCLVAKKMKNMLVSVEGTLPFGVTAKDIVLAVIGKIGTAGGNGHAIEFAGSAIRDLSIEGRMTICNMSIEAGARVGMVAADEKTVEYVKGRPFAPAGADWDAAVEAWKDLVSDADAVFDTVVELDAAQIKPQVSWGTSPEMVLAVDQNVPDPAKEADLVKRGSIERALKYMGLHANQAITDIQLDRVFIGSCTNSRIEDLRAAAVIAKGRKVASTIKQAIVVPGSGLVKAQAEAEGLDKIFLEAGFEWREPGCSMCLAMNPDRLESGEHCASTSNRNFEGRQGAGGRTHLVSPAMAAAAAVNGRFIDVRELI, from the coding sequence ATGGCCGGCAAAACGCTTTACGACAAGCTTTGGGATTCCCATGAAGTGAAACGGCGCGACGATGGCTCGTCGCTGATCTATATCGACCGTCACATCATCCATGAAGTGACCTCGCCCCAAGCGTTCGAAGGCCTGCGGCTGGCCGGGCGCAAGCCGTGGCGCGTCGACTCCATCATCGCCACCCCTGACCACAACGTGCCGACCACCCCTGAGCGCAAGGGCGGTATCGACGCCATTGTCGATACCGTGTCGCGCTTGCAGGTACAGACCCTCGACGACTATTGCGACGAATATGGCATCACCGAATTCAAGATGAATGACGTGCGTCAAGGGATCGTCCACGTGATCGGCCCGGAGCAAGGCGCGACCTTGCCGGGCATGACCGTGGTCTGCGGTGACTCCCACACTTCCACCCATGGTGCCTTTGGCGCCTTGGCCCATGGCATCGGCACGTCCGAGGTGGAGCATGTGTTCGCCACCCAGTGCCTGGTCGCCAAGAAAATGAAGAACATGCTGGTGTCCGTCGAAGGCACGTTGCCGTTTGGCGTAACCGCCAAGGACATCGTCCTCGCCGTGATCGGCAAGATCGGCACCGCCGGCGGTAACGGCCACGCCATCGAATTTGCTGGCAGCGCGATCCGCGATTTGTCCATCGAAGGCCGCATGACCATCTGCAACATGTCCATCGAAGCCGGTGCTCGTGTGGGCATGGTGGCAGCGGACGAAAAGACCGTCGAGTACGTTAAAGGTCGTCCATTTGCACCGGCGGGCGCCGATTGGGATGCAGCGGTAGAGGCTTGGAAAGACTTGGTCTCCGACGCCGACGCGGTGTTCGACACCGTGGTTGAACTGGACGCTGCCCAGATCAAGCCGCAAGTCAGCTGGGGCACGTCGCCGGAAATGGTGTTGGCGGTTGATCAGAACGTGCCGGACCCGGCTAAAGAAGCTGACCTGGTCAAGCGCGGTTCCATCGAGCGCGCCTTGAAGTACATGGGCTTGCACGCCAACCAAGCGATTACCGACATCCAGTTGGACCGCGTGTTCATCGGTTCTTGCACCAATTCGCGGATTGAAGACCTGCGCGCCGCAGCAGTGATCGCCAAGGGCCGCAAAGTGGCTTCGACCATCAAGCAAGCCATCGTGGTGCCGGGTTCGGGCCTGGTCAAAGCGCAAGCCGAAGCCGAAGGCCTGGACAAGATCTTCCTCGAAGCCGGTTTTGAATGGCGTGAGCCGGGGTGCTCCATGTGCCTGGCGATGAACCCGGACCGTTTGGAGTCGGGCGAGCATTGCGCGTCCACCTCCAACCGTAACTTCGAAGGGCGTCAGGGCGCCGGTGGGCGTACTCACCTGGTCAGCCCGGCCATGGCTGCTGCGGCGGCCGTCAACGGTCGTTTCATCGACGTTCGCGAATTGATCTGA